Sequence from the Flexibacter flexilis DSM 6793 genome:
GGTTTAATCCATTCGTTAAACAAATAATAAAAAATGAAATACGCTTCTAGTTCGTGCCAGTTGGATTACTTCGTAAAATAGTAACTTCTGTCTGAAGCGTTTGGATATGCGCTTCTAAACTTGAAATATGTTTTTCTAGAAGCTCAATTTGTCGTTCATAGTGCTTTTTTTCCGAAGAAAAGACATTATAAATATTGCTGTTATGATTGGAATGATTGTTAAAAATAAATGTCGCATCAAAGCTTTTAATTGCTTCTATGTCTGTTTCCAGCACTTCAGTAATTTTTCCTGATTCATTTTCAGTTCGTTGTTTTCTATTTTGCTATAAGCGGCCTGAGAAATACCCAAGCGA
This genomic interval carries:
- a CDS encoding helix-turn-helix domain-containing protein; protein product: MQLGNNIKKIRELHNLTQEYMAGRLGISQAAYSKIENNELKMNQEKLLKCWKQT